A DNA window from Equus przewalskii isolate Varuska chromosome 12, EquPr2, whole genome shotgun sequence contains the following coding sequences:
- the C12H16orf90 gene encoding uncharacterized protein C16orf90 homolog isoform X2: MEALVYAVSWAQGHPSHPNTPPNIYEGGLGQQQCPSAQGSKPKNFRLRHLRGLALYLPGHMQLASQCESHWLSRLMAGGCLPRPEGMAWPLGLPQGTLGPGNSHCSALLEAQLSRDSPGNTASSSSMDPAKGTSSLPSPPEGLGLRPKRSWGASEESTCPLCKRTRSGALERP; the protein is encoded by the exons ATGGAAGCCTTGGTCT ATGCAGTGAGCTGGGCCCAAGGACACCCCAGCCACCCCAACACACCACCCAACATCTATGAGGGggggctggggcagcagcagTGCCCCAGTGCCCAGGGAAGCAAGCCCAAGAACTTCCGGCTGCGCCACCTCCGGGGCCTGGCTCTCTATCTACCGGGTCACATGCAGCTCGCCAGCCAGTGTGAGAGCCACTGGCTGAGCCGGCTCATGGCTGGGGGCTGCCTCCCACGGCCGGAAGGCATGGCTTGGCCTTTGGGCCTGCCACAGGGGACTCTGGGCCCAGGTAACAGCCACTGCTCAGCCCTTCTGGAAGCTCAACTGTCAAGGGACAGCCCAGGAAATACAG cTTCCAGTTCCAGCATGGACCCAGCCAAGGGTACTTCCTCCCTGCCCAGTCCCCCAGAAGGCTTGGGGCTCAGGCCCAAGAGGTCCTGGGGGGCCTCAGAGGAGTCTACATGTCCACTGTGCAAGAGAACCCGCTCTGGGGCTCTGGAGAGGCCATAG
- the C12H16orf90 gene encoding uncharacterized protein C16orf90 homolog isoform X1 codes for MEALVCAFSELRIREDAVSWAQGHPSHPNTPPNIYEGGLGQQQCPSAQGSKPKNFRLRHLRGLALYLPGHMQLASQCESHWLSRLMAGGCLPRPEGMAWPLGLPQGTLGPGNSHCSALLEAQLSRDSPGNTASSSSMDPAKGTSSLPSPPEGLGLRPKRSWGASEESTCPLCKRTRSGALERP; via the exons ATGGAAGCCTTGGTCTGTGCGTTCTCTGAGCTGCGCATAAGAGAAG ATGCAGTGAGCTGGGCCCAAGGACACCCCAGCCACCCCAACACACCACCCAACATCTATGAGGGggggctggggcagcagcagTGCCCCAGTGCCCAGGGAAGCAAGCCCAAGAACTTCCGGCTGCGCCACCTCCGGGGCCTGGCTCTCTATCTACCGGGTCACATGCAGCTCGCCAGCCAGTGTGAGAGCCACTGGCTGAGCCGGCTCATGGCTGGGGGCTGCCTCCCACGGCCGGAAGGCATGGCTTGGCCTTTGGGCCTGCCACAGGGGACTCTGGGCCCAGGTAACAGCCACTGCTCAGCCCTTCTGGAAGCTCAACTGTCAAGGGACAGCCCAGGAAATACAG cTTCCAGTTCCAGCATGGACCCAGCCAAGGGTACTTCCTCCCTGCCCAGTCCCCCAGAAGGCTTGGGGCTCAGGCCCAAGAGGTCCTGGGGGGCCTCAGAGGAGTCTACATGTCCACTGTGCAAGAGAACCCGCTCTGGGGCTCTGGAGAGGCCATAG
- the C12H16orf90 gene encoding uncharacterized protein C16orf90 homolog isoform X3, with amino-acid sequence MQLASQCESHWLSRLMAGGCLPRPEGMAWPLGLPQGTLGPGNSHCSALLEAQLSRDSPGNTASSSSMDPAKGTSSLPSPPEGLGLRPKRSWGASEESTCPLCKRTRSGALERP; translated from the exons ATGCAGCTCGCCAGCCAGTGTGAGAGCCACTGGCTGAGCCGGCTCATGGCTGGGGGCTGCCTCCCACGGCCGGAAGGCATGGCTTGGCCTTTGGGCCTGCCACAGGGGACTCTGGGCCCAGGTAACAGCCACTGCTCAGCCCTTCTGGAAGCTCAACTGTCAAGGGACAGCCCAGGAAATACAG cTTCCAGTTCCAGCATGGACCCAGCCAAGGGTACTTCCTCCCTGCCCAGTCCCCCAGAAGGCTTGGGGCTCAGGCCCAAGAGGTCCTGGGGGGCCTCAGAGGAGTCTACATGTCCACTGTGCAAGAGAACCCGCTCTGGGGCTCTGGAGAGGCCATAG